GTTTACCTAATTTATCCAATGGCTCTTTCAGTTTATCCTGCATTTAATGAATGAGCCAACAAAGTAAGTTCTGTTTCTTGAAAGAACAGAAAAATGTTTCTATGTACTATTGAGAAATGCTTCCTATCAAATTGCGTACAACTTCCTACATTGCatagaagttttttttttttgagaaaccacATTGCATAGAAGTTTAGAGCTTTGCTTGTTAGTTAATAGGGGAAATTGGCCACAAGACACCGTTATTTTCCGGCCTCACACCGCCGGATTGTGCCTTTGcccagtaccattacaatttcaTGGTCATTTGCCACAACACACCGCTCAGCCTAAAACGGAAGTTTCACTTTTTCCACAATGCCCCCAGACCTGAATTTTAAACCTATGATTTTGTGGACTATTATGGTTCGATTTGAGGCTAAATGCTGAACAATTTTGAAATCAAATAATGTCCAAATTTGACACTTACGTACTGTCTTTTGGGGCTAAGTTCtcaattagaaaaaaaaaaactgttcaaAACCATCATCCTCCCAAGCAAAAAGTGTCatccagagaaaaaaaaagtcaaactttCCGTTTTGGGCTACGCGGTGTGTTCTGGCAAATGGccaaattgtaatggtactgagCAAAGACACAATCCAGCAATGTGTTTCGGCAAAGGCCGGAAAATAACGGTGTGCTGTGGCCAATTTTCCCTAGTTAATATTGAATGACATGTACTGCCAGACTTGCATGTGGTGAGTTACATGATTAATTTTGTGATAAAGATAATATTGGTATCATTTTGCATACAACTTCCTACATTGCAAAGAAGTTTAGAGCTTTACTTGTTAGTTAGTATTGAATGACATTTACTGCCAGACTGCAAGCGGTGCGTTACATGATTAATTTGTGATGAAGATAAAAGTAATATCGTATATGTTTAAAGTTAAGTTAGGAGGGTTCTATGCTACAATAGTTGCAATTTGTCATTTGAAATAACTGTCATTGCTTTGAAGtctcttacatgtatctgaaTGAGGTTTTCGTACTTGCAGTTTATACAAGCAGTGTAACTGTTTTTTGAAGtctcttacatgtatctgaaTGAGGTTTTCGTACTTGCAGTTTTCAACCAGAAAACTTTGTATGATGCATACAAAAAGCGGACCAAGAACATAGAGGTTGACATGGAGTCATATAATAAAGCAAAAGAAACTGATCCTGAGTTTTACCGCGACGCTTCGAGTCTTCAATATGGGAAGGTACTGCCATTAAGCCCAGTTACTCAACCTTTTGTAATCCTGTTTATGGTCCTTTAGTTAGGAGCCCAGAGTTCTTGGCTCTTATTGATGCCTTGCCTTCTGCATTGCACAGGTGTCTAAAGTGGCGGAACCGAACATTGACAGAATGGTCAATGAACTCAAGGAGCGCGATGAGAAACGGAAATCGTTCAGCAGGAGACGCAAGTTCAACGAAGACAAAGACATTGACTCGATCAACGACCGGAATGAGCATTTCAACAAGAAGATTGAGAGAGCCTTTGGCAAATACACGCTGGAGATCAAGAACAATTTGGAAAGAGGGACTGCCTTGCCAGATTAAGATCCTTGAACAATTTTCTGGTGTTGGATTTACACCCTCAATTAGCAGAGCGGATTGATGTCTTTTCCCTGTTTTTTCTTGCTTGTAACTTGTGGTCAACAATTTCCTCTGAACTGTAAATGAAACTTGGTTGTAATGTAATGATATGCCAAGACATGTACAAACAGTTGTTTGTCGAATTGAGCGTTTATCTCCATGTTACAATTACTTGCGCATTATCGTCCACATAAATACCGACATCTTTCAGTGGATGTAAAAATGAAAGTGTCATTTTCTGGGCTTCTACTTGTGAAATACTTAAACTGTAAGTCTGTGTCATTTGGTGTTGATCAATGTGGATGAGCATGCCAACCAATGCGAAAACCCCTCGTGTCCTTAGCAAGTCATGCATTTGGAGTGCTCCATGGATCACAAGTCGCCAAGCTCATGTACTTGCTGATTGTTGCCCTTGCACACACATGCTCAGGTGGACATGTGCAACTCTTGGCTGTACTTGCTGAACGAGCtactcttcttttcctttcctcaTACGGGCCTGAGAGGCTGAAAAGGCTGGAGCAGCTATTAGCTGCCGACGTTCGAATTCACATGTGTTTTGTGCGTGGGACGTCGCTGCCATTTATCAGCCGTGGTCCTGGACAATTGGTCGTTGGAGATTGAAGCAAGGAATATAATTGGTTGTGGTGGTGTAAAGGTGTGTTTAGAGAAGTTATTGGTACGGCCTGGTGCTGTATGTCCCGTCTGTGAATCTGTGATGATTCGATCCGAGGACGGACTAGCTGTCTGCTTTCTCTTTCAGCACGCGGCCGCTTAAGACAGATTAGGAATCATGCACAACAGGGATTAGCAGGTGAGGGCGTGGGCCCAGCCCGTTTATGGAAGATGGGCAGAGCGTCCTTTTTGGCGGTTTTCAGTGGCTCTCAGCCTTTCTGCGACACAGACTGCAGTAAGTAAGCTGGTACCAATAACGTTTCTTAATCCATGACTGTACCGGCACAACTTCCCTTGTTTGTTTATGCTTGTCCATGCATAGTTAACCTGTCAACTGATAACCCCTCATCTGAACTGTTGTTTACCTTCACAATGAGACGCTTGTCGTTTGCCTTTGTTCTTTGGAAGGGCTCTAGAGATCTCATCCTCATTTTCTACGTCTCTGAAAATGAGTATGATTCGCAGAAATCACACCTTTTTGGATGTGGAAAACGGAATCACTCTACCACACCGCAAAAAATAACCCGATATTCCGCGCCCAGGGGTGGAAACGGTGGAATAAAATACGAAGGTGAAATGACATCAGGCGTGAGCGAAGGGGCATTGGACGCCTAGCCCTTGTCCGTTTAGTCGCTGAATTAACGCCAGCCTTTCCCGGCCCGACCcactccgccgtcgccgtccccgGCCGGCCATTCACTCCCCGTCGCTCTCGCCGGCCCTTTTCCGCTCTAGTGAATGCGTGCGCCAAACTTTTTGCCTGAAccgttgtttttttttctcctcagTTGCCCCGACGGAAAAGGCGCCAACAGCACCACACGAAATCCACAGCATTGTGATAGGACCCGCCGGCAAGGGTGCATTTGACGTAATGACATGTGCCGACCTTTTCGAGTCCTCGCACTGTCCTCGGAAACTAGCGGCAGCTCCAGACGGGGAGAATGCAAAGCGAAAAGCTGTGGCGTGGCCGCGATCCTGTCTTTGCGTGTGCAGACGCGGCAGCCGAACAGAGAAAATATCATCAGGTCACGCCCGTGCCTCATAGGCTCAGACGCTCAGCTCCGCCCGCCGGCCACCCTACCCGACATTCCGGTAAATAATGCGGGGACAAGGCGAAACAGGGCAGGAACACTCTTAACAGAGGAATAATCTGAATCTTGTTTTCTCTCTCGACAGAAGTACAGTACAGAAGAACCTAAGAAtgcaaaaactgaaaaaagaaCTATAGTGTATCTCGGAAGAGTCGAATCCATGTTGCCTATGAACAGAACCATGCAGTAACCAaaattttcacaaaaaaaatcctgtgGTTTCAGGAAGGTAGAAAACAACATACTTGTAGTACTAATACACAATAGGAGAGGTACGGATCGCTGCAGGAagagaatttgttttttgtacAGTAGCATGGCGGGAAGGAACTCAAGGAAGGAAGCAGAGCCTACTCGGGGCGCGTCATCCTGGGGAGCACGTGCAGGGCCACCACACGCCTcccgggcggcgccggcacctCCCACATGCCCGGCGCCGTGAACGTCTCCCCTCTCCTGCTCCTCGCAGCCTTGGCAGGCGTCGTGACGTCCATGACAGCCACCTTCTCGCCGCCTCCAACCACGACGCACaccctcccgccgccggcggccatctCCGTGGCGCCCTTgagccgccccgccgccaccaccaccgccctCCACCGGTCGCTGCCCCAGTCGTAGGCGCTCAGATCTCCTTGCTCCTCGTCCACCACGAAGATCGTGCCGTCGTTGTCCGGGGACGCCGCGGCGGGGCCGGTCCAGCCGGCCAGCAATCCGGGCGGCATGTCCTCCCACCGCCCGGCGGCCAGGTCGAACACGGCGCCTTCCTTGGCGCCCCGGCCCCGGAGGTTCACCATGCACACCTTCCCCCCCGAGCacaccgcctccgccgcctccctgcTGAACCGCCCGTCCCGCAGCGGCGGGATCGGCTCCCACGGGGCTGACGGCGTCGCGGCCGGGTCCCACGTCGCGCCGGAGCGGGCCACGGCCAGGTCGTaggcggcgccgacgccgccggccacgaacacgcgcccgcgcgccgctcccgccgcGCACCACCTGCGCGGAGCCAACGGGATCCGCGGGCCGAGAAGCCACCGGTTCCCGGCCGGTTCGAAGACGAGGGGGCGGGGGAGAGCCGGGAGGAGCGAGTGGGTGGAACCGgagaggaggacgaggcggcCGGATGCGGAGACGGACtggagcgggaggcggcggcagaggaagGAAGGGTGCCAgagcgtcggcggcggggacggcatcggcggcgccgggacCTCGTCCCATCGACCCGCCAACGGGTCGTAGGCCGCCAAGGACACGTCGGGGGCGGCGGTTACGTCTTCGGGCTCGAGAAGCGCGTAGAGGGAGAGGAAAGGCGGGAAGGAGGGCGCGtagaggaggcggcgccagGGGCGGCAGACGGCGTGGAGCAggcgcggcgggagcggcGACAGGCACAGCTGGGCCAGGTGGTCCGGCAGCCCCGGGAGCAGCGGctgcgacgacgacgccgtgGCAGCAgctccgtcgtcgtcgtcgtccatgggcgccgctgccgccaccgccgtccggTGCCTCTGCCGCTTGGGGTCGTTgcggggaggagaagaaggggaagaagaaggcttgcaACAAGGGCGCTTGGCCGCCGCGGGTGCAGCCATGGGAGGCGTTACTGGTATAAGCTGTGCGTGTCGCCCCCGTCTTTGCTTCTGCGAGCACGGCGACCGTACTATTATTAATAGTGCTCTTGGTGACGTGGGGCAATTAATCCGGAAAGGTGCAGGAGAGCAAGTGAGCAACGCAGGATcaggggaggaagaggagccggGAACAGAACGGTGGGATGCTAGCTGTGCGTGGTTCTGTACTTCTGTGGTGTGGCCGTGTGGGAGACGGGAGATTTGGCGCAGCTGTATGTGCTACGGCAACCGAACAGGCGGGCGCCGGCACGGAAGCACGTTGTTTGGCCTCTTGGATCGATCGGGgtttcttccttcctcccGTTCAGCCTGACTTCCCATCATCCGGCTCTCCGTAGTTCCCGAGGCTGCAAGAAGCTCCAGGACAATTCCAGCCTTTTCGCGACTTGGGTTTGCAAGACAAAGTCcgcctttttattttattttagccCCTCCGGTCCACGCGGGGCTTGCGTACGTCGGTACACGCAGCCCATGCTGCTGCCTGTGTTGTAGGAGTATCCAAAACACGAGGAACGCACGCATCTGGTTCttaaatttgattaattaaatatgcatGTTTTTGAACGAAAAATACATAATTAGATTTTTTATCGAAAGATCTTTAGTTAGTTAAATAGACGATTTAGGGATATGTATGTGTCTCAtattattggacggagggagtacctactCGTTCATCGGGGTTAGCTCACGCAACTTTTGCTCCAAAATAGTACTACAGTGGTACCACTCCGTCTGATTGttctgttttgatttttttttaaatatgtaCATTTAGATTTCGAAAACATAATCAACTATTATACGGTTAACTATCTGTTTCGAGCCGAACAATTTTAATACCAAACGCCAATTTGTTTGCTCTAAAAGAGttgcatatactccctccgtcttatattaagtgattttctattacatgtatttagacgttttttaagcatagatacattcatattttagcaaatttgagtcatataatatgggacggaggaagtagtattCAAGTTTATGGCCTAGTTGGTCCTATACATATGACATGTGGTCAGGAACTACCCGGAGTAATGGCAAAAGCTAAATTACAGTGCTCGGTACAAGGTCAACCATAGCCATAGGCCGCCGGTTACCTCTTGTATCTAGTCCTACACGAAAAGTCAGAAATTATGGTGAAAAATGGGTCACTGCTTTGGCAAAACTAAAATAAAGCTAAAAGGTCGCTACCCAAGATAAATTTATGAGGAATTGGTATCTTTCTAGAATGAACCCTAGCATAAGAAAAATGGTTAATCGGTGACAATTTTGTCCCACCCGAGAAAAAGAGCCAATTCCTAATAATTCCACATCTGTGATAATGGAGACAAACAAATTTGGGAGTGGTTTTGTGATAATGGAACCAATACACAATTAACGatgcaaaaatcaaaatataaaAGTCAATCTCGCTAAGCATTTAATTCAGGCAAGCTTACCTGACATGTTTAAAAGTTCTCTCTATATAAAATTTGAACTGAAATAGTATTACATTAGTTCATTTTGAGTATACGAACTGCATCCCTATCGATCTTGTATCTACAGACTTGCACCAAATGCACCCATGCAAACTTGTGTGAAAGAAACTGCataaatttgttttaattggACGCCACCCAAAATATACCATGTGTGTTTTAATTGGTCAAACGAGGAAGTATAATTTAGCAATATTTTAGGGGTGCATACAGATACAAGTGCTATACGTACCCTAAGCTACTTGATTCGAGATGGACAACTCCTGGCGATACCATTCCCACAGACTGTGGTCTATACTTTACGAATTTCGGATATTTAGTCTTTTATGTTTCTGTAAAGATGATGTGGATAGCGGCTGCACGCGTACGGGTGTACATCAACGATCCACGGACTTTTCCGCGGAGTGACCACTTGATGTCCAGAAGAAAAGTTGGAGACAGTCGTTTAGCCAACGCAGGCGCACCAATCGGCGGATTCAATGTGTAAAGTTGCCCGTCCTATTTTGCTTGTCTGTTTGCTTGCCTTTTCGGAGGTTTAATTAGCAGGCAAGGTGCATCGATCAACAACCTCTTATGGAATCACTAGCCTTTTTAGGGCTAGTTGTAAACAATAACTTGCATTAATTTGTGTATGTGCCTGCGAAAGCTTAGTTTTATCTTATCATGGGCACTAGCAAGTCCTACTACTTTGGTTTGTTTGTTCGTTTGTGCTTGTCTAACTTGGGAGTTGGGACTAAGTCTGTTCATTGATTGATTAGTGTCCTTTGATGAACTTTTGTTAGTTCATATACCTTCATGCTGAGGTGGTGGTTGGTAAAGGGCACTAATATCCTGACGTCCGATTCATCTTGAGTAGAGTAGCGTGGCTCTCTTTGTTTCTACCACTGGTCCAGTTGAAGGATCGGTTGAgttgaaaaaagagagatggaCTTTTTGGGTGAACAACCGTCGTGTACAGGAACAGGATTCTGATTTAGTATCTGATGAAAACCGGGACCTGGCAAGGCCGGTTTCAGAGACCACGACGCGTACGGCGTACCCCATTTCGGACAATAAGAGCTGGGGAACTTGCGACGGGGCAGGAGAACAACACGGAATGGCACGAATTAAACCGATCTTGCTGGAATCTGGATGCGTGTGGCTGCTGTGATGGATGAACATGGACCACACCGCATGGGAGCTTTGTCTGCACCTGATCAATCGAATGCTGCGCTACCGCGAAAAGGCGTCGTCCGTCCGCATACCTGCTCCGGTTCGTCGTTTCTCCCGCGGGTTCCCGCGATCCAGAAAACTTCCAGAGCCGTTGGGCAATGGGCATGCATGTTTGCTTGCTTCTCGGGCTAAGCTATATGCGCAATAAATTACTAAGCGAGAAATATTCAGCGGCGAAAGTCCGGAGAATCATCTTCGGATGAGACGTGTTCCCGCACCGTCTGATCGATTGCCTGTTAGATCTCTGTTATGAAGTATATTTGAGACGAATCTGTTCCAGGCgtctttcttcctccttcccaGTGGCTCCCCCCTCCTTCCCcaccccgcgcccgccgccgtagcCGCCTGCTTTCCCGGCTCGATCTGACCGTGCGGCCGATCTCCCCAGCCATGCTCGCGCGCCCCAGCCTCGCATGTACACCGCCGGCGCCTGAGGCGAAGGCAGCCTTTGAAGcaagtttttttccttttttcctagATAATTAAAAGTTTAAAATAAATCgataaaaatgaaaagttaaaaaaataaaagtccAAATTAAAACCTTCgaataaaaagtaaaaattCGAAATATTAAAAGTTCAAAAagtaaaaattaaaagttcgaaaaaattaaaagccaacaagcaaaaataaatttttaccaaaaatggcaaaaaaaatccGACAAAAACAGTTTGTAAATGCTTAATTACCCCACCAAATTCGGTGTACGTCATGTTCTCTCCCGTTGTCTCACACTAACCATGCATGGACTCGTGCTACCGACGTCAAATCTAATTGCAAACCTCCAAATATTGTTTACCTAATTTTCCGACACAACCTCCTATTTAAGGTTACATAAAGCAAACTGTACATATAGGCATATAGTAAACTGGTTTGCCTCGTCATATCCTCTTCATGAGGTAGGGTTTCAGTGACATTTTCCTTGCATATTTATAAAATTAACAACTTGACACATTTATAAAGAAAGGATGGTGGATTTATAATGAAATGAAAAATTAAACAAGTTTGAGTAAACACATTAGGTCCTATTTGGTAACAGTGCATCTCTTAGTCACAAGTGTATTTGGGTTTTGAGGGAATTCGTTGTTCACCCAAAATAGTTTGAAAAACTCCTTTCATCCTAAATCACTAatatgagaagtgtttttaatTGATACAAAAACGAGATGTTTTGTGAAGAAAAACTCCATTAATTCCTCCCGGCCAAACAACTTTTTTGGGttttctagtgttttttaaTTTGAAGGGATAAACTCCGAACAAGCCCTTTATAGATACTCGCCAGCAGGAATCAATGGATATACAATTTCACTTTCTATACGGTCCGGTTTTGATTTTAATTCTTGTCATTATTTTAGcataaatttgaactaaaacagtaACAAAAATTATGACAGCAGGTGCCATGCATCTCGTGGTTTGGATGCCGCGAGAAAGGAGATGAACCAACCGAGGCAACATGTTGGCAAGTGGCCACGCGATCTGTGGAGCTAGCAGGAACAAACTGATGCGTCCAAAAGGTAGCTTTTGGCCTTTGCGCACACCAAGGAGCCAGATTGGTCACGTGCCCTTCCCTCGGGACTACATTACTCAGCTGTTTATGTCTGTATGTATGGGTTAGGATCCCCTGCTCCTTGACGATAGATCCTCGTTCTGTCAGATAACTCGATATTGAGCTGGCAGATCCGTTGGTATAAACTGAAGTTTAAAACTGTCGGCTGGCTGGCTCTGTGTACACCGTTCATGATTCATGAAGTCGAAGCGGTGATGATTACTTGCAATGCTTCAATTATTTCCTTCAGAAATTCTGAGTTGGACAGCTTAGACTACAGTCAT
This is a stretch of genomic DNA from Brachypodium distachyon strain Bd21 chromosome 1, Brachypodium_distachyon_v3.0, whole genome shotgun sequence. It encodes these proteins:
- the LOC100831714 gene encoding F-box/kelch-repeat protein SKIP25, whose protein sequence is MAAPAAAKRPCCKPSSSPSSPPRNDPKRQRHRTAVAAAAPMDDDDDGAAATASSSQPLLPGLPDHLAQLCLSPLPPRLLHAVCRPWRRLLYAPSFPPFLSLYALLEPEDVTAAPDVSLAAYDPLAGRWDEVPAPPMPSPPPTLWHPSFLCRRLPLQSVSASGRLVLLSGSTHSLLPALPRPLVFEPAGNRWLLGPRIPLAPRRWCAAGAARGRVFVAGGVGAAYDLAVARSGATWDPAATPSAPWEPIPPLRDGRFSREAAEAVCSGGKVCMVNLRGRGAKEGAVFDLAAGRWEDMPPGLLAGWTGPAAASPDNDGTIFVVDEEQGDLSAYDWGSDRWRAVVVAAGRLKGATEMAAGGGRVCVVVGGGEKVAVMDVTTPAKAARSRRGETFTAPGMWEVPAPPGRRVVALHVLPRMTRPE